Proteins encoded within one genomic window of Bradyrhizobium sp. CB1717:
- a CDS encoding flagellar biosynthetic protein FliQ, translated as MDEASILTHLSRSLVLFMIWVLPPLLAALVAGLGIGIVQAATQLQDQTLPLTVKLLVVVAVLVLFAPVLSAPLIEQAQRIFTEFPALTARY; from the coding sequence ATGGACGAGGCCAGCATCCTCACCCACCTGAGCCGATCATTGGTCCTGTTCATGATCTGGGTTCTACCGCCGCTCCTGGCAGCCCTCGTGGCCGGATTGGGTATTGGCATCGTGCAGGCAGCAACCCAGCTCCAGGATCAAACCTTGCCGCTTACCGTGAAGCTCCTCGTCGTCGTCGCCGTGCTCGTTCTGTTTGCTCCGGTGCTGAGCGCGCCGCTGATCGAGCAAGCCCAGCGTATCTTCACTGAGTTCCCTGCGCTCACAGCGAGGTATTAG